The DNA region GGGTGAACATCAAACGCCTCCAGGATAAACTCCCATCCCGAAAGAACCGCCGTGAAGAACGGGCTGTTGTTCTGCCAGCTTTTTCCGTACGCTACGATGCCGGAAGTCGAATCCAGCCTAAACACAACCATGGGAAGAAATATGATTAAGACCGCGCTGGCGAAAATAGAGATCTGCAGCAGTGTTTGCCGTTTCTCCTTAAGGGGATTTAAAAACATCCCGAAAAGAAGCGCCGGCCAGAGCTTGACTCCCACCGCCAAGGAAAGGACGAGCGTCCAGAGCTTTTTCCTTTCGCAGAGAAAAAGCAGAATTGCTCCCAGTACGAACGGAAACGCAAGGATGTCCATGTGCAGGGAATTGAATATCTCTTTAACCAGAAGCGGGTTCCACCAATAGATAATGGAATATTGACGAGGAATACCGAGTTTCTTCAAACTAGCAAGCAGAAGCCCTAGCGTAACCAGATCAAACACCATGAGCAGAATCCTCCACGCCGTGGTGCCCATGGGAGATATTTTGTAGGATATGGCGAAGAAGAGTTCCGCGATAGGCGGATAGATGGTTTTTACGTGGGGATGGTTTACCTTCTCAAGCGTATCGCCATAGAGACGCTTGAGTTCCCTAAGTTTTTCGTTTCCCCCACCTTCCGCCACTTCCTCCGGGGAGTACTCGTAGGGATTCATTCCGTTTGCAACCACGGCGCCGTCCCAGAAATAGCGGTGATAGTCGTTTTCGAGTATCGGGGTTGAGAAAAGAAACAGAACGCGGAACCCGAGACCGAAAAGAATTATGAGAAGAAGCGAACACGCGCGGTTTTTTCTGAAACTTCCCACCGCCGCAAAGTAGACAGCCGAGGCAATAATCAGAAGCGATATGAAAACCGGTATCAGGTCTCTCTTAAAAGCCCCAGAGGAGAGTTCCGGGGAGATTTTAGCGATAGCCCCAAGCAGGAGAAAAATGGCTGTTCCGCACAGAAGAAGGAGCCGGTCCGGTTTATTGATTTTCCGCATCAATAGGTACAATTACGAAAATAATATTTCATTCAGTTCGGAATCCCGGAAGATGAACAAGAGCAGAGAAAAATTAAAACTAATTCTAAAAAGCAAATCAATCCTGCTCGGAAATTTCACTCTGGCATCGGGAAAGCAAAGTTCCTACTACATTGACGCCAGGCTCACGACTCTGGACCCTGAAGGCGCCCACCTGATATCAGAAATACTTCTGGGCGAAATCGCCGCTCAGGGAGGCGTAACGGCCGTCGGAGGACCGTCCACAGGCGCCGATCCGATGGTGGGAGCCATCATTTCCAGAAGTTATGAGCAGGACATGCCGCTTCGCGGATTCATAGTAAGAAAGAAGGAAAAAGAACATGGGACCGGGAACATGATAGAGGGCGGACTTACCGAGGGAGACAGTGTGGCAATAGTTGAGGACGTGATTACAACCGGCGGTTCCGTTCTAAGAGCCATTGATCTTGTCGAGTCCGCCGGAGCCGAGGTCCGTGGGGTCCTCTGCGTCGTCGACAGGGGAGAAAACACAGAAAAAGCCTTCCTTGAACGGGGCTGTAGCTTTTTTTCCATATTCAGGGTTTCGGAACTTCTCTAGAAAACTCCACGCAAAACTCTTTTGTTTTTCACACAAACCGGAATGATATTTGGTTTTACGTAATTACTGTCGCCTATATTTAGGCGGGGAGAGGATTTATTGAGCGTTTTACTTGTTGTAACACTTGTGCTTTCGGCATTTCTGGCCCTTAACATAGGAGCCAACAATTCCGCGGCGTCCATGGCGACATCGTACGGTGCCGGCGTAAGGTCGAAAAGACAGGCCGTATGGCTTATAGCTATCTTTGCTCTCCTCGGAGCGCTTACGGCCGGAGCTCCCGTGGTGGAGACCGTAGGCAAGGGAATAGTGCCGGCCGAGACCCTCTCTTCCGATATAGGCTTCATATTTATAATTCTGCTTCTCGGGATAGGTTTCATCGTCTGGGCGAATATAGTCCGCACGCCTATAGCCACCACCCACGCCATAGTGTGCGCCATAGTGGGAATCGGTCTTTATACTCAGACACTTAATTCCGACAGCTTCATCCGGGTGCTCAAATGGTGGATTCTGGCGCCGATAGTCGCCTGGTTAATAAATTTCGCCGTGGCAAAGTTTTTCTATTTCAAGATAGTCCATTACCTCGCAAGTAATTTCTCGGAGAAAAGAGTCAATGTCATCCTGACCGTGCTGATTACCATATCCGGAACTTTTATCGCCTTTTCGGGAGGCGCCAATAATTCCGCAAACGCCATAGGGCCGATAGTAAGCCTGGGGCTGATAGATTCCTATCCGGGCGCAATTCTTGCCGGTGTCGCAATGGGGGTGGGAGCAATTCTGCTGGGAGGCAGAGTTCTTGAGACCCTAGGGAAAAAAATAACGGAGATATGCATAATAAGGGCTATCTCGGTCGAGTTTACGGCTGCGGTAATAATACTGCTCGCCTCGTTATACGGAATTCCGGTTTCGATCGCCGAGATAGTAACAGCCGGAGTTGTGGGTTTTTCGTGCGCACAGCACGGATTTGTCCAGACTTCCAAAAACAGCCATGTTGTAAAAATCGGTTTTTTCTGGTTTGTTGTTCCTGTGATAACCGTAGGGGTAAGTTATTACATATCCCTCGTATATATAAAGTACGGCTTGTCGTCGTATCTGAGTTTTTTGGGTTAAATGAAATTTTCTGAAAGAGACGTAAAGAATCTCAATCACGAGTTTGAGCGAAGTTCTCCTGAGGATATCCTCGCCTGGGCTTCTGCGAACCTCGACCGCTCGGTGGCGCTTGCAACCAGCTTCCAGGTCCAAGGGATGGTGCTTGTCGACATGTTCGCAAAGGTAAACCCCAAAGCGAGAATCTTCACTCTTGATACCGGGAGGCTTCATTCCCATACGTACGACGTCATGGACAAGACAAGAGAAAAATACAACATCAACATCGAGGTGCTTTTCCCCGACACGGCTGAAGTGGAGGAAATGGTGACCAGCCACGGGGTAAATCTTTTTTACAAAAGCGTCGAAAACAGAAGACTCTGCTGCCAAGTGAGAAAAACCAACCCGCTTAACGGATACTTAAAAACCCTAGACGCCTGGATTACATCCATAAGGGCGGATCAGACGGAGCAGCGGGCAGAGTCAAGCAAGTTTGAGATCGACTACCTGCACGGAAAGATGCTCAAGATAAACCCTATTCTTGACTGGACCGCCGACCAGGTATGGGACTACATAAGGAAAAACGACGTTCCTTACAACAAGCTCCACGACATGGGATATCCAAGCATAGGATGCGCCCCCTGCACAAGGGCCGTCGAAGAGGGAGAAGACTCGAGGGCCGGCAGGTGGTGGTGGGAGCAAGGCTCGGACAAAGAATGCGGAATTCACTTCAGTCGCGAACCGCAGTCTTAAAGGTCTGAGGTCGCTCTCAGGTCCCACTCCGCAGATTCTCTTTCACAATCGGAAGAACTTCTTCTTTGAGCAGCCTCATTGATTTCTGCCATTTTTCCTTCGGGTTCCACTCGTGCCCCATGACCAGAAGCACCCCGAATCCCCCGACGAATTCATGAAGCTCGATTATTTTCCGGGCGACACCCTCAGGACTTCCCACAAGCCACATGTTCTCGATCATGTAGTCCATGGTCACTTCCCGGTCCGACATTGACTTGTCGATCTTAAACAGGTTCAAGTTGTTTCTTATCATGGGAACTATAGTGAAAAAATAATCCCGGAAATCTCTTGCGAGCGTGCCTTCTATTACTTCTTTTCTCGCCTCTTCGGTTGTCTCCGCGACATAGACGTCCCTTGCGATTCTCCATTTCGCCCTCTCAGGTGTTCTGCCGACGGCCTCCGCACCCTGCTCGTATCCCGCCCAGTGAGATTTAAGCACATCAGGAATAACGAAATTTATGCTCATAGGTATCCAGTCACGTTCCCCGGCCGTCTTAAGACTCGCAGAATTCTCCGAGATTCCCGCAACCGCTATAGGAGGATGAGGTTCCTGGTAGGGCTTCGTGTGCACTCCGAGACCAACCCTTTCCACGGGATCGGGAACGGTAAACTTCCACCGGGAGTTAGAGTAAACACCCGGGCTCGGGTTGTTCCAGAGGTTAAGTATCATCTCAAGGGACTCGTTCATAAGCTGTCTTTGTTCCCCTGTTTTCGGGTTTATACCGAACGCTTCGAAATCTCCGATGAAACTTCCGGCTCCTACTCCCCAGTAGAATCTTCCCTTAAGCAGGTGGTCAAGAACCGCAATTCTGTGCGCAAGCATAAAAGGGTCATGCTGAGGCAGGCATGAAACTCCCGTACCGAAGATTATACGTTTAGTGAGAGCGGCGGCTTTGGCTATGAAAAGATCGGGGGCAGGTATATTCTCCCAACCCGCCGTGAAGTGTTCTCCTATCCAGGCTTCCCTGAAACCGATTTCGTCAAGAAAAACTACCTGCTCCATGTCCGCTTCGAGCGTATCGGAAAGGGAAGAGCCGAACGGATGAAGAGGCATTGTGAAATATCCTAGT from Candidatus Dadabacteria bacterium includes:
- a CDS encoding LLM class flavin-dependent oxidoreductase, which gives rise to MELGYFTMPLHPFGSSLSDTLEADMEQVVFLDEIGFREAWIGEHFTAGWENIPAPDLFIAKAAALTKRIIFGTGVSCLPQHDPFMLAHRIAVLDHLLKGRFYWGVGAGSFIGDFEAFGINPKTGEQRQLMNESLEMILNLWNNPSPGVYSNSRWKFTVPDPVERVGLGVHTKPYQEPHPPIAVAGISENSASLKTAGERDWIPMSINFVIPDVLKSHWAGYEQGAEAVGRTPERAKWRIARDVYVAETTEEARKEVIEGTLARDFRDYFFTIVPMIRNNLNLFKIDKSMSDREVTMDYMIENMWLVGSPEGVARKIIELHEFVGGFGVLLVMGHEWNPKEKWQKSMRLLKEEVLPIVKENLRSGT
- a CDS encoding phosphoadenylyl-sulfate reductase; protein product: MKFSERDVKNLNHEFERSSPEDILAWASANLDRSVALATSFQVQGMVLVDMFAKVNPKARIFTLDTGRLHSHTYDVMDKTREKYNINIEVLFPDTAEVEEMVTSHGVNLFYKSVENRRLCCQVRKTNPLNGYLKTLDAWITSIRADQTEQRAESSKFEIDYLHGKMLKINPILDWTADQVWDYIRKNDVPYNKLHDMGYPSIGCAPCTRAVEEGEDSRAGRWWWEQGSDKECGIHFSREPQS
- a CDS encoding inorganic phosphate transporter — translated: MSVLLVVTLVLSAFLALNIGANNSAASMATSYGAGVRSKRQAVWLIAIFALLGALTAGAPVVETVGKGIVPAETLSSDIGFIFIILLLGIGFIVWANIVRTPIATTHAIVCAIVGIGLYTQTLNSDSFIRVLKWWILAPIVAWLINFAVAKFFYFKIVHYLASNFSEKRVNVILTVLITISGTFIAFSGGANNSANAIGPIVSLGLIDSYPGAILAGVAMGVGAILLGGRVLETLGKKITEICIIRAISVEFTAAVIILLASLYGIPVSIAEIVTAGVVGFSCAQHGFVQTSKNSHVVKIGFFWFVVPVITVGVSYYISLVYIKYGLSSYLSFLG
- the pyrE gene encoding orotate phosphoribosyltransferase, which gives rise to MNKSREKLKLILKSKSILLGNFTLASGKQSSYYIDARLTTLDPEGAHLISEILLGEIAAQGGVTAVGGPSTGADPMVGAIISRSYEQDMPLRGFIVRKKEKEHGTGNMIEGGLTEGDSVAIVEDVITTGGSVLRAIDLVESAGAEVRGVLCVVDRGENTEKAFLERGCSFFSIFRVSELL